A window of Ptychodera flava strain L36383 chromosome 1, AS_Pfla_20210202, whole genome shotgun sequence contains these coding sequences:
- the LOC139139773 gene encoding nitric oxide synthase-interacting protein-like: MTRHQRNCTAGTVYTYHERKKDTETSGYGTKQSRLGKDSTRNFDCCCLTLQPCKNPVITPDGWLYDKEAILEYILHQKQAIARQMKEYERQKKQLESEELAKNSEAKVKNLKRFAATEQSITSKPINPFTNGPPAKKQKTATVTSATATAAEPKPGPSRETNGEASNAKNGKELPSFWIPSLTPDAKPTLIKKPGKHVFCPMSKKQLKVKDLIDIEFVAVNDADDKRHLLNKDARYMCAVTRDTLSNSTPVAILKTSRKVITVECIEKLIKKDMIDPISGEKITEADIIKLQRGGTGFASTGVDLEAKKHRPVMMAS; encoded by the exons AAACATCTGGGTACGGGACAAAGCAAAGCCGTCTAGGAAAAGACTCCACAAGGAATTTCGATTGTTGCTGTCTGACATTACAACCTTGCAAAAATCCAGTGATCAC GCCTGATGGCTGGCTGTATGATAAGGAGGCAATCCTGGAATACATCTTGCATCAGAAACAAGCCATAGCCAGGCAAATGAAGGAAtatgaaagacaaaagaaacaaTTGGAG TCTGAAGAATTGGCCAAAAACAGCGAGGCCAAAGTAAAGAACCTGAAAAGATTTGCTGCAACAG AACAGAGCATCACCAGCAAGCCAATCAACCCATTCACAAATGGACCCCCAGCAAAGAAACAGAAGACCGCTACTGTTACATCCGCTACAGCCACTGCAGCGGAACCCAAACCAGGCCCCAGCAGGGAAACCAACGGCGAGGCAAGCAACGCCAAAAACGGCAAGGAACTGCCCAGTTTCTGGATTCCATCGTTGACGCCAGATGCCAAACCAACACTGATCAAAAAACCG gGAAAGCATGTCTTTTGCCCGATGAgcaagaaacaactgaaagtgaaagatttgatTGACATTGAATTTGTGGCAGTGAACGATGCAGACGACAAGCGTCATCTCCTCAACAAAGATGCAAGATACATGTGTGCAGTCACGCGTGACACACTGTCAAATTCAACACCCGTGGCCATTCTGAAAACAAG TCGCAAGGTCATCACCGTGGAATGCATTGAAAAACTGATAAAGAAGGACATGATAGATCCCATCTCTGGAGAGAAAATTACAGAGGCAGATATCATTAAATTACAGAGG GGAGGAACTGGTTTTGCCAGTACTGGAGTGGACTTGGAAGCGAAAAAACACAGGCCGGTCATGATGGCATCATAG
- the LOC139145275 gene encoding type I iodothyronine deiodinase-like, which produces MPRLPCVGRDLFEKRAENAILDGGSLSKLLADYKSKVDFLFVYLTEAHPRDGFKMGRNFSFMKQHRSIEDRIQCARELISKDGDTFTSDLRSEDKVRVVVDTMENDFNETFCAHPDRAYIVENGKMAYIGATMIETLKTPQVLTTDHLRDWLESRFQY; this is translated from the exons CGGTCGAGATTTATTTGAGAAACGTGCAGAAAAT gcCATCCTTGATGGCGGCTCTCTGTCCAAGCTACTCGCAGACTACAAGTCCAAAGTCGACTTCCTGTTTGTGTATCTGACAGAGGCTCATCCACGAGATGGCTTCAAGAtgggaagaaatttcagtttcatGAAGCAACATAGAAGTATAGAAGACAGAATACAGTGTGCACG TGAACTTATCAGCAAAGATGGCGACACTTTCACGTCAGACCTGCGCAGTGAGGACAAAGTGCGGGTTGTGGTAGATACGATGGAGAACGACTTCAACGAAACCTTCTGCGCGCACCCTGACCGTGCTTACATCGTGGAGAACGGGAAAATGGCGTACATCGGAGCCACCATGATCGAAACACTGAAGACGCCGCAGGTACTGACGACCGACCACCTTAGAGACTGGCTTGAAAGCCGTTTTCAATATTGA